In Kineococcus mangrovi, a single genomic region encodes these proteins:
- a CDS encoding DUF5635 domain-containing protein has translation MPSTSSPGTEVLQQRAQLLALVAAALDARTSGGPLDPLESTRLDFKEEAGRRHRDGSLMPGSPRNVTAADHLADEVACMANTPGGGALLVGFDDRTGEVLGASLDADWLRHRIHQRIDVAPAVEERHVEGSRVLVLLVAESREPVEDTRSRLQWRVGGRCSPVDRTEWWLHQQRRRRHDTMAEPSGKTLRDVSARALQIARANVERAGAGAPDPLDDAELLRSLGVLPPDGVLTQAGALVFCPSPRTLVEYGRWDVEGGDVLDRGPALAGQSLLEQIDTVEQRLDAANTSITLSGAFAETALRRLPRRAVREAVLNGVTHRDWTTGEPTRVTWLDLDSALEVTSPGGFVGGVDEHNVLSEHYARHPALADLMRAIGLVDKQGIGVDRMYREMIALGHRPPSIHQTAGPRVRTRLRGGDPVVPVLTLMSAIRPSARRNDVKVALIVHTLLHRPFVDAQGLVPVLQRDAVYAAEAIEVAAAARVDGEPLVEPFKDVWVLSGRSIDLLERHRTAGLGILPYRRPAAEQQIVAVVEAWLERHTGISSGEYARLTGLTTSGGRGHLDRLVDSGRLRRGSSLGRNSHYVGAAAP, from the coding sequence GTGCCCTCCACCAGCAGCCCCGGGACCGAGGTCCTCCAGCAGCGAGCGCAGCTCCTGGCGCTGGTGGCAGCGGCACTGGACGCACGGACGTCGGGGGGACCGCTGGACCCCCTCGAGAGCACCCGCCTGGACTTCAAGGAGGAGGCGGGCCGGCGTCACCGGGACGGTTCGCTGATGCCCGGCAGCCCGCGCAACGTGACGGCGGCGGACCACCTCGCCGACGAAGTCGCCTGCATGGCCAACACCCCGGGCGGGGGCGCGTTGCTCGTGGGCTTCGACGACCGGACCGGGGAGGTCCTGGGGGCCAGCCTGGACGCCGACTGGCTGCGCCACCGCATCCACCAGCGGATCGACGTCGCACCCGCCGTCGAGGAGCGTCACGTCGAGGGCAGCCGCGTCCTCGTCCTCCTCGTCGCGGAGTCGCGCGAGCCCGTGGAGGACACGCGCTCACGGCTCCAGTGGCGCGTCGGCGGGCGCTGCAGCCCGGTCGACCGCACGGAGTGGTGGCTCCACCAGCAACGCCGACGACGCCACGACACGATGGCCGAGCCGTCCGGCAAGACGCTCCGGGACGTCTCCGCCCGCGCTCTCCAGATCGCCCGGGCGAACGTGGAACGGGCGGGTGCCGGTGCTCCCGACCCGCTGGACGACGCCGAACTGCTGCGCTCCCTCGGGGTCCTGCCGCCCGACGGCGTCCTCACGCAGGCCGGGGCGCTCGTGTTCTGCCCCTCCCCCCGGACCCTCGTCGAGTACGGCCGCTGGGACGTCGAGGGTGGCGACGTCCTCGACCGGGGCCCCGCCCTGGCTGGCCAGAGCCTCCTCGAGCAGATCGACACCGTCGAGCAACGGTTGGACGCGGCGAACACGTCGATCACGCTGTCCGGCGCCTTCGCCGAGACCGCCCTGCGCAGGCTCCCTCGACGGGCGGTGCGCGAGGCCGTGCTGAACGGCGTGACGCACCGGGACTGGACGACCGGCGAACCCACCCGCGTCACGTGGCTGGACCTCGACAGCGCGCTCGAGGTGACCAGCCCGGGGGGCTTCGTCGGCGGGGTGGACGAGCACAACGTGCTGTCCGAGCACTACGCGCGACACCCCGCCCTGGCCGACCTCATGCGCGCCATCGGCCTGGTCGACAAGCAGGGCATCGGGGTCGACCGCATGTACCGGGAGATGATCGCCCTGGGTCACCGCCCACCGTCGATCCACCAGACCGCTGGACCGCGGGTGCGGACCCGGCTCCGCGGCGGGGACCCCGTCGTGCCGGTCCTCACCCTGATGTCGGCGATCCGTCCGTCCGCCCGGCGCAACGACGTCAAGGTGGCGCTCATCGTGCACACCCTGCTGCACCGGCCCTTCGTCGACGCGCAGGGACTGGTGCCCGTGCTGCAGCGCGACGCGGTGTACGCGGCCGAGGCGATCGAGGTGGCGGCCGCGGCGAGGGTCGACGGCGAACCGCTCGTCGAACCCTTCAAGGACGTGTGGGTGCTGTCCGGGCGGTCCATCGACCTCCTCGAGAGGCACCGCACCGCCGGGCTGGGGATCCTGCCGTACCGGCGGCCCGCTGCCGAGCAGCAGATCGTCGCGGTGGTCGAGGCCTGGCTGGAGCGGCACACCGGCATCTCCTCGGGGGAGTACGCGCGACTGACCGGGCTGACCACGTCGGGGGGCCGGGGGCACCTGGACCGCCTCGTGGACTCGGGGCGGTTGCGCCGCGGGAGCAGCCTGGGCAGGAACTCCCACTACGTCGGTGCCGCCGCTCCCTGA
- the ftsH gene encoding ATP-dependent zinc metalloprotease FtsH yields MPNTLKRIVRGPWLWIVVAIAAVAIGASFFASSGTAEVSTTRALQLIEQDRVQSATLTDGNQRIDLDLRSGETVDGATSVRSYYISQRGDEVLTALGDNPPPDGVTDEVPTTGILQSLLFTIGPILLLILLFWFLMSQMQGGGSRVMQFGKSKAKMMTKDTPKTTFADVAGAAEAVEELHEIKEFLEDRDKFQAVGAKIPKGVLLYGPPGTGKTLLARAVAGEAGVPFYSISGSDFVEMFVGVGASRVRDLFEQAKANSPAIIFVDEIDAVGRHRGAGLGGGHDEREQTLNQLLVEMDGFDVKTNVILIAATNRPDILDPALLRPGRFDRQIAVEAPDMEGRHKILQVHGKGKPLAPNIDLQAVARRTPGFSGADLANVLNEAALLTARANAKVIDDAAVDEAIDRVMAGPQKRTRRMSEQELKVTAYHEGGHALVAAALPNTDPVTKVTILPRGRALGYTMVLPTEDKYSTSRNEILDQLAYALGGRVAEELVFHDPTTGASNDIEKATGMARKMVTQYGMSERIGAIKLGQGQGEVFLGRDMGHERDYSEGVAGIVDEEVRRLIEAAHDEAWEILVEHRPVLDALVVALLDKETLNQAELAEIFAPVVKRPQRPVWLSSERRHVSDIPPVGSPGQLNGHTGGFQLPVNNENGSNEQS; encoded by the coding sequence ATGCCCAACACTCTCAAGCGCATCGTCAGGGGCCCGTGGCTGTGGATCGTCGTGGCGATCGCGGCGGTCGCGATCGGCGCCTCCTTCTTCGCGTCCAGCGGCACCGCCGAGGTGTCCACGACCCGCGCGCTCCAGCTCATCGAGCAGGACAGGGTCCAGAGCGCCACGCTCACCGACGGCAACCAGCGGATCGACCTGGACCTGAGGTCCGGTGAGACGGTCGACGGCGCCACCAGCGTCCGCTCGTACTACATCTCCCAGCGCGGCGACGAGGTCCTGACCGCCCTGGGCGACAACCCGCCGCCGGACGGCGTCACCGACGAGGTGCCCACGACCGGCATCCTGCAGTCGCTGCTGTTCACGATCGGCCCGATCCTGCTGCTCATCCTCCTGTTCTGGTTCCTCATGAGCCAGATGCAGGGCGGCGGCAGCCGGGTCATGCAGTTCGGCAAGTCCAAGGCCAAGATGATGACCAAGGACACCCCGAAGACGACCTTCGCGGACGTCGCGGGCGCCGCCGAGGCCGTCGAGGAGCTGCACGAGATCAAGGAGTTCCTCGAGGACCGGGACAAGTTCCAGGCCGTCGGGGCCAAGATCCCCAAGGGTGTCCTGCTGTACGGCCCGCCCGGGACGGGCAAGACGCTGCTCGCGCGCGCCGTCGCCGGTGAGGCGGGCGTGCCGTTCTACTCGATCTCCGGTTCGGACTTCGTCGAGATGTTCGTCGGCGTCGGTGCCTCCCGCGTCCGCGACCTCTTCGAGCAGGCCAAGGCCAACTCGCCCGCGATCATCTTCGTCGACGAGATCGACGCCGTCGGCCGGCACCGCGGTGCCGGGCTCGGTGGCGGTCACGACGAGCGCGAGCAGACGCTGAACCAGCTGCTCGTCGAGATGGACGGCTTCGACGTCAAGACGAACGTCATCCTCATCGCGGCGACCAACCGGCCCGACATCCTCGACCCGGCGCTGCTGCGCCCGGGCCGCTTCGACCGCCAGATCGCCGTCGAGGCCCCCGACATGGAGGGCCGGCACAAGATCCTGCAGGTGCACGGCAAGGGCAAGCCGCTCGCGCCGAACATCGACCTGCAGGCCGTGGCCCGCCGAACGCCCGGGTTCTCCGGCGCCGACCTGGCCAACGTCCTCAACGAGGCCGCGCTGCTCACGGCCCGCGCCAACGCCAAGGTCATCGACGACGCCGCCGTGGACGAGGCCATCGACCGCGTCATGGCCGGTCCGCAGAAGCGCACCCGCCGCATGAGCGAGCAGGAGCTGAAGGTCACCGCGTACCACGAGGGCGGTCACGCGCTGGTGGCCGCGGCGCTGCCGAACACCGACCCGGTGACGAAGGTGACGATCCTGCCGCGCGGGCGGGCCCTCGGCTACACGATGGTCCTGCCGACCGAGGACAAGTACTCGACGTCGCGCAACGAGATCCTCGACCAGCTCGCGTACGCCCTCGGCGGCCGCGTGGCGGAGGAACTCGTCTTCCACGACCCCACCACCGGGGCGAGCAACGACATCGAGAAGGCCACCGGGATGGCCCGCAAGATGGTCACCCAGTACGGCATGAGCGAGCGGATCGGGGCGATCAAGCTCGGCCAGGGGCAGGGCGAGGTCTTCCTCGGCCGCGACATGGGCCACGAGCGCGACTACTCCGAGGGCGTCGCGGGGATCGTCGACGAGGAGGTGCGCCGGCTCATCGAGGCCGCGCACGACGAGGCGTGGGAGATCCTCGTCGAGCACCGTCCCGTCCTGGACGCCCTCGTCGTCGCCCTCCTGGACAAGGAGACGCTCAATCAGGCCGAGCTGGCGGAGATCTTCGCCCCCGTGGTGAAGCGCCCGCAGCGTCCGGTGTGGCTGTCCTCGGAGCGCCGGCACGTCTCGGACATCCCGCCGGTGGGCAGCCCGGGCCAGCTCAACGGGCACACCGGCGGCTTCCAGCTGCCGGTGAACAACGAGAACGGGTCGAACGAGCAGTCGTGA
- the folE gene encoding GTP cyclohydrolase I FolE codes for MSSTGTPATGGRSFDRVRAENAVREFLLAIGEDPDREGLRDTPRRVAKAATELYAGLWLEPADVLVTDFGLEHDELVLVKDIEVQSTCEHHLLPFHGLAHVGYIPGEHGRVTGLSKLARLVDVYARRPQLQERLTTQVADALTEHLHPRGVIVVVEAEHSCMTYRGVRKPGAKTVTSAVRGSLRNAATRAEAMSLIVAGHR; via the coding sequence GTGAGCAGCACGGGGACGCCGGCCACGGGCGGCCGGTCGTTCGACCGGGTGCGGGCCGAGAACGCGGTCCGGGAGTTCCTCCTCGCCATCGGGGAGGACCCGGACCGCGAGGGCCTGCGGGACACCCCGCGGCGGGTGGCGAAGGCGGCGACCGAGCTCTACGCGGGGTTGTGGCTGGAACCGGCCGACGTCCTCGTGACCGACTTCGGGCTCGAGCACGACGAGCTGGTGCTGGTGAAGGACATCGAGGTCCAGTCCACGTGCGAGCACCACCTCCTGCCCTTCCACGGCCTCGCGCACGTCGGGTACATCCCCGGCGAGCACGGCCGCGTCACGGGGCTGTCCAAGCTCGCGCGGCTCGTCGACGTCTACGCGCGCCGCCCGCAGCTGCAGGAACGGCTGACGACGCAGGTCGCCGACGCCCTCACCGAGCACCTGCACCCGCGCGGCGTCATCGTCGTCGTCGAGGCCGAGCACTCCTGCATGACGTACCGGGGCGTGCGCAAACCCGGCGCCAAGACCGTCACTTCCGCCGTGCGCGGGTCGCTGCGCAACGCCGCCACCCGCGCCGAGGCGATGAGCCTCATCGTCGCGGGCCACCGGTGA
- the folP gene encoding dihydropteroate synthase, with product MNPLLAPGPTRVLGVLNVTPDSFSDGGRHTGDPVARGVALRAAGADLVDVGGESTRPGATRVEAAEELRRVLPVVEGLVAAGVPVSVDTMRAATARAVVEAGAAVVNDVSGGLADPDMAATVADLDCVYVLSHWRGTSDVMNSLATYDDVVGEVERELVQRLDAVVGAGVAHERIVLDPGLGFAKRAEHDWALLARLDELDRFGLPLLVGASRKRFLGALLADAEGAVPPPEQRDVATAVITGLLAERDVWGVRVHDVPSSIAAVRVVGAWREAARVNVP from the coding sequence GTGAACCCCCTCCTCGCCCCGGGGCCCACCCGCGTCCTCGGCGTCCTCAACGTCACCCCCGACTCCTTCTCCGACGGTGGCCGGCACACCGGCGACCCCGTCGCCCGCGGCGTCGCGCTGCGCGCCGCGGGCGCCGACCTCGTCGACGTCGGCGGGGAGTCCACCCGCCCCGGCGCCACCCGCGTCGAGGCCGCCGAGGAGCTGCGCCGGGTCCTGCCCGTCGTGGAGGGGCTCGTCGCCGCGGGGGTGCCCGTCAGCGTCGACACCATGCGCGCCGCGACCGCCCGGGCCGTCGTCGAGGCCGGTGCGGCCGTCGTCAACGACGTCTCCGGCGGGCTCGCCGACCCGGACATGGCCGCGACCGTCGCGGACCTCGACTGCGTCTACGTGCTCTCGCACTGGCGGGGGACCTCCGACGTCATGAACTCGCTCGCCACCTACGACGACGTGGTCGGTGAGGTCGAGCGGGAACTCGTCCAGCGCCTGGACGCCGTGGTCGGGGCCGGTGTCGCCCACGAGCGCATCGTCCTCGACCCCGGGCTGGGGTTCGCCAAGCGGGCCGAGCACGACTGGGCCCTGCTCGCCCGCCTCGACGAGCTCGACCGCTTCGGGCTGCCGTTGCTCGTGGGGGCCTCGCGCAAGCGGTTCCTCGGGGCGCTGCTGGCGGACGCCGAGGGGGCCGTCCCCCCACCGGAGCAGCGAGACGTCGCCACAGCCGTGATCACGGGGCTGCTGGCCGAACGCGACGTCTGGGGGGTGCGGGTCCACGACGTCCCGTCCTCGATCGCCGCCGTCCGTGTCGTCGGCGCTTGGCGGGAGGCCGCGCGGGTGAACGTCCCGTGA
- a CDS encoding LamB/YcsF family protein, with protein MVTIDLNSDLGENTPDRPVSDDAAMLAVVSSANVSCGFHAGSPEGIRETVLAASRAGVAIGAHPGYRDYENFGRERLDLPAATLQAHVEYQLGAVWALARSAGDAVVYVKPHGALYTTMAVDEAVAQVVVAAVKAVDPSLVLLGLAGGVALDVADRAGLATAAEAFADRAYTPAGQLVSRKEPGAVLHDADLVARRMVRLVEDGVVEAVDGTDVRVRAESLCVHGDSPGAVAMATAVREALTGAGVAIAPFVAQAA; from the coding sequence GTGGTGACCATCGACCTGAACTCCGACCTCGGGGAGAACACCCCCGACCGTCCCGTCTCCGACGACGCGGCGATGCTGGCCGTGGTCAGCAGCGCCAACGTCTCCTGCGGTTTCCACGCCGGCAGCCCCGAGGGCATCCGCGAGACGGTGCTGGCCGCGTCCCGGGCCGGGGTCGCGATCGGCGCCCACCCCGGGTACCGCGACTACGAGAACTTCGGCCGCGAACGCCTGGACCTGCCCGCCGCAACGCTGCAGGCGCACGTGGAGTACCAGCTCGGCGCGGTGTGGGCGCTGGCCCGGTCCGCCGGTGACGCCGTCGTCTACGTCAAACCCCACGGCGCCCTCTACACCACGATGGCCGTCGACGAGGCGGTCGCGCAGGTCGTCGTCGCGGCGGTCAAGGCCGTCGACCCCTCCCTGGTGCTGCTCGGGCTGGCCGGCGGGGTCGCCCTCGACGTCGCCGACCGGGCCGGGCTCGCGACGGCGGCCGAGGCGTTCGCCGACCGCGCCTACACCCCCGCCGGGCAGCTCGTCTCCCGCAAGGAACCCGGCGCCGTCCTGCACGACGCTGACCTCGTGGCCCGGCGCATGGTGCGCCTCGTCGAGGACGGGGTGGTCGAGGCGGTCGACGGCACGGACGTTCGGGTGCGTGCCGAATCGTTGTGCGTCCACGGGGACTCCCCCGGAGCGGTCGCGATGGCCACCGCCGTCCGCGAGGCGCTGACCGGCGCCGGGGTGGCGATCGCGCCGTTCGTCGCGCAGGCCGCCTGA
- the folB gene encoding dihydroneopterin aldolase, producing the protein MSALDTAGPVLDADGRPLDRIVLRGLSGRGRHGVLDAERELGQVFSLDVALHLDTREAAAGDDLAATVHYGLLAQDLLAVLVGEPVALLETLAQRLAGVALAASPRVQAVDVVVHKPQAPVPVPFADVELCVRRVRS; encoded by the coding sequence GTGAGCGCCCTCGACACCGCGGGCCCCGTCCTGGACGCCGACGGCCGCCCCCTGGACCGCATCGTGCTGCGCGGGCTGTCCGGCCGCGGCCGCCACGGCGTCCTGGACGCCGAGCGCGAGCTGGGGCAGGTCTTCTCCCTCGACGTCGCGCTGCACCTGGACACCCGCGAGGCCGCCGCGGGCGACGACCTGGCGGCCACCGTCCACTACGGGCTGCTGGCCCAGGACCTCCTCGCCGTCCTGGTCGGCGAGCCGGTCGCGCTGCTGGAGACGCTCGCGCAGCGCCTGGCCGGCGTCGCCCTCGCCGCCTCCCCACGGGTCCAGGCGGTCGACGTGGTCGTCCACAAACCGCAGGCGCCCGTGCCGGTGCCCTTCGCCGACGTCGAGCTGTGCGTGCGCAGGGTCCGCTCGTGA
- a CDS encoding 5-oxoprolinase/urea amidolyase family protein has protein sequence MRFLPVSDTAVVVELPDLDETTRVFTALLATDLPGVREVVPAARTILLVLDPRTTSPAEVVERVRAVEPASEVAATGRSVSIDVRYDGQDLDEVADLLGCSPGELVRRHQAATWTVAFTGYAPGFGYLVGDDPLFDVPRRSSPRTRIPAGSVGLAGTFSGVYPRESPGGWQLIGRTDAVMWDLDRDPPALFAPGTTVRFREVDRDLVTPRAPQPEPVASEFSLEVVSPGVQLLLQDLGRPGHLAEGVAPSGVADRGALRTANRAVGNPADAAVLELAGGGAVLRFTGPGVLALAGAGADACLVADGTRLPVPAAQPVAVEDGDELRLGAPRSGLRTVVAVRGGFAVPTALGSLATDTLSGVGPHPLAAGDVLALHGPAAAPHAVDPGPHPVADLPRAGDLVELDVVLGPRTDWFTAASVESLVGQEWEVTPRSDRVGLRLAGTPLERQVEGELPSEGAVTGAIQVPPDGQPVLFGPDHPLTGGYPVVGAVVDAHLDLLGQLPPGARVRFRPRAPFTDL, from the coding sequence GTGAGGTTCCTGCCCGTCAGCGACACCGCGGTCGTGGTGGAACTGCCCGACCTGGACGAGACCACCCGGGTGTTCACCGCCCTGCTGGCCACCGACCTGCCCGGGGTCCGCGAGGTGGTGCCCGCGGCCCGCACGATCCTGCTCGTCCTGGACCCGCGCACCACCTCCCCCGCCGAGGTCGTCGAACGGGTGCGGGCGGTGGAACCGGCGTCCGAGGTGGCGGCCACCGGTCGGTCGGTGAGCATCGACGTCCGTTACGACGGGCAGGACCTCGACGAGGTCGCAGACCTGCTCGGGTGCTCCCCGGGAGAACTCGTCCGGCGGCACCAGGCCGCGACGTGGACGGTCGCCTTCACCGGGTACGCGCCCGGTTTCGGGTACCTCGTCGGGGACGACCCGCTGTTCGACGTGCCGCGCCGTTCCTCGCCCCGCACCCGCATCCCCGCCGGGTCCGTCGGGCTGGCCGGGACGTTCTCCGGCGTCTACCCGCGCGAGAGCCCGGGCGGCTGGCAGCTCATCGGCCGCACCGACGCCGTGATGTGGGACCTCGACCGCGACCCGCCCGCGCTGTTCGCGCCGGGGACGACCGTGCGGTTCCGCGAGGTCGACCGGGACCTCGTGACCCCGCGCGCGCCGCAGCCGGAACCGGTCGCGTCGGAGTTCTCCCTCGAGGTCGTCTCCCCCGGGGTGCAGCTGCTGCTGCAGGACCTGGGCCGTCCCGGGCACCTGGCCGAGGGGGTCGCCCCCTCCGGGGTCGCCGACCGGGGCGCGCTGCGGACGGCGAACCGGGCCGTCGGGAACCCCGCCGACGCCGCCGTCCTGGAACTCGCCGGCGGCGGGGCCGTGCTGCGGTTCACCGGTCCCGGGGTGCTCGCCCTGGCCGGGGCCGGGGCCGACGCCTGCCTCGTGGCGGACGGGACCCGGCTGCCCGTCCCGGCGGCGCAGCCGGTGGCCGTCGAGGACGGGGACGAACTGCGGCTGGGTGCCCCCCGGTCCGGGCTGCGGACGGTCGTCGCGGTCCGCGGGGGTTTCGCCGTCCCCACCGCGCTCGGCTCCCTGGCCACCGACACGTTGTCGGGGGTCGGGCCGCACCCGCTGGCCGCCGGGGACGTCCTCGCGCTGCACGGACCCGCCGCCGCCCCGCACGCCGTCGACCCCGGCCCGCACCCCGTCGCGGACCTCCCCCGCGCCGGGGACCTCGTCGAGCTCGACGTGGTCCTCGGTCCTCGCACCGACTGGTTCACCGCGGCGTCCGTGGAGTCGCTGGTCGGCCAGGAGTGGGAGGTCACGCCCCGCTCGGACCGGGTCGGCCTGCGGCTGGCGGGAACCCCGCTGGAACGCCAGGTCGAGGGGGAACTGCCCAGCGAGGGCGCCGTGACGGGGGCGATCCAGGTCCCGCCGGACGGGCAGCCCGTCCTGTTCGGCCCCGACCACCCCCTGACCGGGGGGTACCCCGTGGTCGGTGCCGTCGTCGACGCTCACCTCGACCTGCTGGGGCAGCTGCCCCCCGGCGCGCGCGTCCGCTTCCGGCCGCGCGCCCCGTTCACCGACCTGTGA
- a CDS encoding putative hydro-lyase, translating into MVSPAPEELRRAARDARAAYRAGRVDPTSGVAPGFTQANLVAVPADWAFEVLLFAQRNPQPCPVLDVLEVGQVESALAPGSDVRTDLPAYRVFRDGVVVEEVADATPYWENLVTLLIGCSFTFETPLLAAGIPVRHQELGRNVPMYRTDRPCVPAGRLHGDLVVSMRPVPADRVADAVAISGRFPAVHGAPVHVGDPAGLGIRDLDSPDFGGPPLVRDGEVPVFWACGVTPQVALLESRPPFALTHAPGHMFVTDVLDSEYDTACDRGAA; encoded by the coding sequence ATGGTGTCCCCGGCCCCCGAGGAGCTGCGGCGCGCGGCCCGGGACGCCCGCGCGGCCTACCGGGCCGGGCGCGTCGACCCCACCAGCGGCGTCGCACCGGGCTTCACGCAGGCCAACCTCGTCGCCGTCCCGGCCGACTGGGCGTTCGAGGTGCTGCTGTTCGCGCAGCGCAACCCGCAGCCGTGCCCCGTGCTCGACGTCCTGGAGGTCGGGCAGGTCGAGTCGGCGCTGGCCCCCGGGTCGGACGTGCGCACCGACCTGCCCGCCTACCGGGTGTTCCGCGACGGCGTCGTGGTCGAGGAGGTCGCCGACGCGACCCCGTACTGGGAGAACCTCGTGACGCTGCTCATCGGCTGCAGCTTCACGTTCGAGACCCCGCTGCTCGCGGCGGGGATCCCCGTGCGGCACCAGGAACTGGGCCGGAACGTCCCGATGTACCGCACGGACCGCCCCTGCGTCCCCGCCGGGCGGCTGCACGGGGACCTCGTCGTCTCGATGCGCCCCGTCCCGGCCGACCGGGTCGCCGACGCCGTCGCGATCTCCGGGCGGTTCCCGGCCGTGCACGGGGCGCCCGTCCACGTCGGGGACCCGGCCGGGCTCGGCATCCGCGACCTGGACTCCCCCGACTTCGGCGGCCCGCCGCTCGTCCGCGACGGGGAGGTACCGGTGTTCTGGGCGTGCGGGGTGACGCCGCAGGTGGCGCTGCTGGAGTCCCGGCCACCGTTCGCCCTCACCCACGCGCCGGGGCACATGTTCGTCACCGACGTGCTGGATTCGGAGTACGACACGGCGTGCGACAGGGGGGCCGCGTGA
- a CDS encoding GntR family transcriptional regulator — protein MTEAAALTSVPGRGPDGGPDGGGTLAELLSGRIAAGEFPPGRRLSETALAQRFSVSRNTLREAFRVLAEQGLLEHVPHRGVSVTSPRVADVLDIYRVRRHVETGVLARADVGHPAAERMRAAVAAADTAVAAGDWAGVGTANMAFHEALVSLSDSPRLLRTYRQLAAELRLAFLVIGDPQTLHGRFTARNRSVLDTFAADGGPAAARELEDYLTESERTVLGAYARLGVG, from the coding sequence GTGACCGAGGCCGCCGCGTTGACCTCCGTGCCCGGCAGGGGGCCCGACGGGGGGCCCGACGGGGGTGGCACGCTGGCCGAGCTCCTCAGCGGGCGGATCGCCGCCGGGGAGTTCCCGCCCGGCCGGCGGCTGTCCGAGACAGCGCTGGCGCAGCGGTTCTCCGTCTCGCGCAACACGCTGCGCGAGGCGTTCCGGGTGCTGGCCGAGCAGGGCCTGCTCGAGCACGTCCCGCACCGCGGGGTGTCGGTGACCTCGCCCCGGGTGGCCGACGTGCTCGACATCTACCGCGTGCGCCGCCACGTCGAGACGGGCGTGCTGGCCCGGGCCGACGTCGGGCACCCGGCCGCCGAGCGGATGCGGGCCGCGGTGGCCGCGGCCGACACCGCCGTCGCCGCGGGGGACTGGGCCGGGGTCGGCACCGCGAACATGGCCTTCCACGAGGCGCTGGTGTCGCTGTCGGACAGCCCGCGGCTGCTGCGCACGTACCGCCAGCTCGCCGCCGAGCTGCGGTTGGCCTTCCTCGTCATCGGGGACCCGCAGACGCTGCACGGGCGGTTCACGGCCCGCAACCGCTCCGTGCTGGACACCTTCGCCGCCGACGGCGGCCCCGCGGCGGCGCGCGAGCTGGAGGACTACCTCACCGAGTCCGAGCGGACGGTGCTCGGCGCCTACGCCCGCCTCGGGGTGGGGTAG
- a CDS encoding NRAMP family divalent metal transporter yields the protein MSERPAQESASTTADPSLSTTRRRPGRGPVVGAIFLMATSAIGPGFITQTATFTATLGAAFAFAILLSILIDFAVQMNVWRLITVTGQRAGDLANSAVPFSGHVLTVLVVIGGLAFNIGNIAGGGLGLNALLGLDPKVGGLITGLLAIAVFLLKRAGSVVDRVVLVLGLGMIVMTVGVAIASGPPVGDAFRQTFVPDTVNFATITTIVGGTVGGYITYAGAHRYLASGQTGPEHVRAVHRASLTGILVTGVMRYVLFLAILGVVASGVALDLSGRSANPAGQAFGAVLGDAGLRVFGAIFWAAALTSVIGAAYTSSTFLSTFSRRLATGWPLQLTTVAFIVVSLVVYLAIGTAPAALLVFVGGFNGLILPIGLTVFLYIGWFRQRDVLGGYRYPVWLLVVGTVALAISFWMASQSVGPVFDFLSA from the coding sequence ATGTCCGAGCGCCCCGCCCAGGAGAGCGCCAGCACCACCGCCGACCCGAGCCTGAGCACCACGCGGCGACGACCGGGCCGCGGGCCCGTCGTCGGCGCGATCTTCCTCATGGCGACCTCCGCCATCGGCCCGGGGTTCATCACCCAGACCGCCACGTTCACCGCCACCCTCGGCGCGGCGTTCGCCTTCGCGATCCTGCTGTCGATCCTCATCGACTTCGCCGTCCAGATGAACGTCTGGCGGCTCATCACCGTCACCGGCCAGCGCGCCGGCGACCTCGCCAACAGCGCCGTCCCCTTCAGCGGCCACGTGCTGACGGTCCTCGTCGTCATCGGCGGTCTGGCCTTCAACATCGGCAACATCGCCGGTGGCGGGCTCGGGCTGAACGCCCTGCTCGGCCTGGACCCGAAGGTCGGGGGCCTGATCACCGGACTGCTGGCGATCGCCGTCTTCCTCCTCAAGCGCGCCGGCAGCGTCGTCGACCGCGTCGTGCTGGTCCTGGGGCTGGGCATGATCGTCATGACGGTGGGCGTCGCCATCGCCTCCGGTCCCCCGGTCGGCGACGCCTTCCGGCAGACCTTCGTGCCGGACACGGTGAACTTCGCGACCATCACCACGATCGTCGGCGGCACCGTCGGCGGGTACATCACCTACGCCGGCGCCCACCGCTACCTCGCCTCCGGGCAGACCGGCCCCGAGCACGTGCGCGCCGTCCACCGCGCCTCCCTCACCGGCATCCTCGTCACCGGCGTCATGCGCTACGTGCTGTTCCTGGCGATCCTCGGCGTCGTCGCCTCCGGCGTGGCCCTGGACCTGTCGGGGCGGTCGGCCAACCCGGCCGGTCAGGCGTTCGGCGCCGTCCTGGGCGACGCGGGCCTGCGCGTGTTCGGGGCGATCTTCTGGGCCGCGGCCCTCACCTCGGTCATCGGCGCCGCCTACACGTCCTCGACGTTCCTCTCCACCTTCTCCCGCCGGCTGGCGACCGGGTGGCCGCTGCAGCTGACCACCGTGGCGTTCATCGTCGTCTCGCTCGTCGTCTACCTCGCCATCGGCACCGCGCCGGCCGCGCTGCTCGTCTTCGTCGGCGGGTTCAACGGGCTGATCCTGCCGATCGGGCTGACGGTGTTCCTCTACATCGGCTGGTTCCGGCAGCGCGACGTGCTCGGCGGGTACCGCTACCCGGTGTGGCTGCTCGTCGTCGGGACGGTGGCGCTGGCGATCAGCTTCTGGATGGCCTCGCAGTCCGTCGGCCCCGTCTTCGACTTCCTGTCCGCCTGA